One genomic region from Streptomyces sp. Li-HN-5-11 encodes:
- a CDS encoding LacI family DNA-binding transcriptional regulator: MNIGEIARRAGVSRSTVSYALSGKRPVSEETRRRIQQVIDELGYRPNASARALANGRTSTLGLVFPPAGHHYTSMQLDFIGSVVEAAALHDYDVLLSPSGMDSDRSFQRLLGERRVDGAILMEIRLQDDRVEHLTDIGFPYVAMGRTAQPDSTWFVSIDHAALAEACVHHLADLGHRTIALVNRPEHLLRVGYESAHRGLEGFTKAAAERGLAAQAYCCGDDAASGQACVERILQESPATTALVTLNEAALGGLYRGLAEAGRHVPRDFSVTGIAADRWAETVTPRLTAADVPADRLGGLAVDLLVERLDNPGAAQRHHLLTPPISLRASTGPV, from the coding sequence GTGAACATCGGTGAGATCGCCCGGCGTGCCGGCGTTTCCCGCAGCACCGTCTCCTACGCGCTGAGCGGGAAGCGGCCGGTGTCCGAGGAGACCCGGCGCAGGATCCAGCAGGTGATCGACGAGCTGGGCTACCGGCCCAACGCGAGCGCGAGGGCTCTGGCGAACGGCCGGACGAGCACGCTCGGTCTGGTCTTCCCGCCTGCCGGACACCACTACACCAGCATGCAGCTGGACTTCATCGGCAGCGTGGTGGAGGCCGCCGCCCTCCACGACTACGACGTGCTGCTGTCGCCCAGCGGCATGGACAGCGACCGCTCGTTCCAGCGCCTGCTGGGCGAGCGGCGGGTCGACGGGGCGATCCTGATGGAGATCCGGCTGCAGGACGACCGGGTCGAGCACCTCACCGACATCGGTTTCCCGTACGTGGCGATGGGCCGCACGGCCCAACCGGACAGCACGTGGTTCGTCAGCATCGACCACGCCGCGCTCGCCGAGGCCTGCGTCCACCACCTGGCCGACCTCGGCCACCGCACGATCGCCCTCGTCAACCGGCCCGAACACCTTCTGCGGGTCGGGTACGAGTCCGCCCACCGGGGACTCGAGGGCTTCACGAAGGCCGCGGCGGAACGCGGGCTCGCCGCACAGGCCTACTGCTGTGGCGACGACGCCGCCTCGGGCCAGGCGTGCGTGGAGCGGATCCTGCAGGAGAGCCCGGCGACGACGGCCCTGGTCACTCTGAACGAGGCCGCGCTGGGGGGCCTCTACCGGGGGCTGGCCGAGGCCGGCCGCCACGTGCCGCGCGACTTCTCGGTCACCGGCATCGCGGCCGACCGCTGGGCCGAGACGGTGACCCCGCGGCTCACCGCCGCGGACGTGCCGGCCGACCGGCTGGGCGGACTCGCGGTGGACCTGCTCGTCGAGCGCCTGGACAACCCCGGCGCGGCCCAGCGCCACCACCTCCTCACCCCGCCGATCTCGCTCCGCGCCAGCACCGGGCCCGTCTAG
- a CDS encoding DUF6479 family protein: MVTASDAVLAMAPHLWATLGAFIGGLVIVIVLVWAVAMGIGVMRREPDRPTPSEQPHLPVTGAVHEISEMREPDEVHCDDGERLMPYELHAASTRRSQDQHRHRWAPGSSGSFGSGGPGRT, encoded by the coding sequence ATGGTCACAGCCTCCGACGCCGTACTGGCCATGGCGCCGCACCTGTGGGCGACGCTCGGCGCCTTCATCGGCGGACTGGTCATCGTGATCGTCCTGGTGTGGGCCGTCGCGATGGGCATCGGCGTGATGCGCAGGGAGCCGGACCGGCCGACCCCCTCCGAGCAGCCGCATCTGCCGGTCACCGGAGCCGTCCACGAGATCAGTGAGATGCGGGAGCCGGACGAGGTGCACTGCGACGACGGCGAGCGGCTCATGCCGTACGAGCTGCACGCCGCGAGCACCCGGCGCAGCCAGGACCAGCACCGGCACCGCTGGGCGCCGGGCAGCAGTGGGTCCTTCGGCAGCGGAGGCCCGGGCCGGACCTGA
- a CDS encoding ABC transporter ATP-binding protein, whose product MIRIDSVTKRYPDGTVAVDRLSLDIPDRSITVLVGPSGCGKTTTLRMINRMVEPSEGTILLDGADIRQQPVNSLRRSMGYVIQNAGLFQHRTIVDNIATVPRLLGWGKQKARARAAELMERVGLDASLAGRYPYQLSGGQQQRVGVARALAADPPVLLMDEPFSAVDPVVRKGLQDELLRIQEELGKTIVFVTHDIDEAIKLGTMVAVLRTGGHLAQYAPPAELLSAPADTFVEDFLGTDRGIRRLSFFTSGALELSTAPVVAARATAEQIAARATADVPYLLVTDPDGRPLGWSEPGDLTAGEVDPARLLPYGRPFEHGRESLRAALDGAVLSPTGWAVAVDGTGRVVGVVSQQTIGEAIRSAHAAGADDPATDAAGSAGAAGPTTPAAGADEPATDAKAAR is encoded by the coding sequence TTGATACGGATAGATTCAGTCACCAAGCGGTATCCGGACGGCACGGTGGCGGTCGACCGGCTCTCGCTGGACATACCGGACCGCTCGATCACCGTCCTCGTCGGACCGTCGGGCTGCGGCAAGACCACGACCCTGCGCATGATCAACCGGATGGTGGAGCCGAGCGAGGGCACCATCCTCCTCGACGGAGCCGACATCCGGCAGCAGCCGGTCAACTCGCTGCGCCGGTCGATGGGTTACGTCATCCAGAACGCCGGTCTCTTCCAGCACCGCACCATCGTCGACAACATCGCGACCGTGCCCCGGCTGCTGGGCTGGGGCAAGCAGAAGGCCCGGGCACGGGCCGCCGAACTGATGGAGCGCGTCGGCCTCGACGCCTCACTCGCGGGGCGCTACCCCTACCAGCTCTCCGGCGGCCAGCAGCAACGCGTCGGCGTCGCGCGGGCGCTCGCCGCGGATCCACCGGTGCTGCTGATGGACGAGCCGTTCTCGGCCGTCGACCCGGTGGTGCGCAAGGGACTGCAGGACGAACTCCTGCGCATCCAGGAGGAACTGGGCAAGACCATCGTCTTCGTCACGCACGACATCGACGAGGCCATCAAGCTCGGCACCATGGTCGCGGTACTGCGCACGGGCGGCCACCTCGCCCAGTACGCACCGCCGGCGGAACTGCTCTCCGCCCCCGCGGACACCTTCGTCGAGGACTTCCTCGGCACCGACCGCGGCATCCGCCGGCTGTCCTTCTTCACCTCCGGAGCCCTGGAGCTGTCGACGGCCCCGGTCGTCGCCGCCCGCGCCACCGCCGAGCAGATCGCCGCCCGCGCCACCGCCGACGTGCCCTACCTCCTCGTCACCGACCCGGACGGCAGGCCGCTGGGCTGGAGCGAGCCGGGCGACCTGACCGCCGGGGAGGTGGACCCCGCCCGGCTGCTGCCGTACGGGCGGCCCTTCGAGCACGGCAGGGAGTCGCTGCGCGCCGCCCTCGACGGCGCCGTGCTCTCGCCGACCGGCTGGGCGGTCGCCGTGGACGGCACCGGCCGGGTGGTCGGAGTCGTCTCGCAGCAGACCATCGGCGAGGCGATCCGCAGCGCCCACGCCGCAGGCGCCGACGACCCCGCGACCGACGCTGCGGGCTCCGCGGGGGCCGCCGGGCCCACGACCCCCGCCGCGGGCGCCGACGAGCCCGCGACCGACGCCAAGGCCGCCCGATGA
- a CDS encoding ABC transporter permease subunit, translating into MNRFFDIPSDLQHSWFGLIGLHLREALLPVLAGLVAALPIAQLCVRFRWLYAPVLGLTTVLYAIPSLAFFVVLIDYTGQTELTVMIPLAVYSLVVLVPAIVDGVRSVPQETLAAATAMGLGPLRRYVQVQLPIAVPAIIAGLRVATVSSISLVSVGMLIGNQGALGNLLHDATSYHRPELAVNSVVTTAALAVLVDAALVGVRLLLTPWMPRSTRRGKTKPTDDRPEPAVSALEDAVR; encoded by the coding sequence ATGAACCGCTTCTTCGACATTCCGAGCGACCTCCAGCACAGCTGGTTCGGGCTGATCGGCCTGCATCTGCGCGAGGCCCTGCTGCCGGTCCTGGCCGGCCTCGTCGCCGCGCTGCCGATCGCGCAGCTGTGCGTGCGGTTCCGCTGGCTCTACGCGCCCGTGCTGGGCCTGACGACCGTGCTGTACGCCATCCCGTCACTGGCCTTCTTCGTCGTGCTCATCGACTACACCGGCCAGACCGAGCTGACCGTGATGATCCCGCTCGCCGTCTACAGCCTGGTCGTGCTCGTCCCGGCGATCGTCGACGGCGTCCGTTCGGTGCCCCAGGAGACCCTCGCGGCGGCCACCGCGATGGGCCTCGGGCCCCTGCGGCGCTACGTCCAGGTGCAGTTGCCGATCGCCGTACCCGCGATCATCGCCGGGCTGCGCGTGGCCACCGTGTCGAGCATCTCCCTGGTCAGCGTCGGCATGCTGATCGGCAACCAGGGCGCGCTGGGCAATCTGCTCCACGACGCGACCAGTTACCACCGGCCCGAGCTGGCGGTGAACTCCGTGGTGACGACGGCCGCCCTGGCGGTCCTCGTCGACGCCGCCCTGGTGGGCGTCCGACTCCTGCTGACCCCCTGGATGCCGCGCTCCACCCGCCGGGGGAAGACCAAGCCGACCGACGACCGGCCCGAACCGGCCGTGTCCGCCCTGGAGGACGCCGTCCGGTGA
- a CDS encoding ABC transporter permease: MNVLNFVDAFFSDSAHWHGYDGIPARMGEHIQYSLIALALAAVIGLPVGLLTGHYGRGGNALALIATAGRALPSFGLLVLLFILLGFGMVPVMTPLVVLAVPPILVTTYEAMRSVDPSPVDAARGMGMGEFRILFQVELPVALPLILSGLRSAAIQIISTATIAAYVSLGGLGRYIVDGLYQLDYEKVVGGATLVAVLALATLGLFWAVGRFAVSPGVRRGG; this comes from the coding sequence GTGAACGTACTGAACTTCGTCGACGCCTTCTTCAGCGACAGCGCCCACTGGCACGGCTACGACGGCATCCCCGCCCGCATGGGCGAACACATCCAGTACTCCCTGATCGCGCTGGCCCTCGCCGCCGTCATCGGACTGCCCGTCGGCCTGCTCACCGGCCACTACGGTCGCGGCGGCAACGCGCTGGCGCTCATCGCCACGGCCGGGCGGGCACTGCCCAGCTTCGGCCTGCTGGTGCTGCTGTTCATCCTGCTCGGCTTCGGCATGGTGCCGGTGATGACCCCGCTGGTCGTCCTCGCCGTCCCACCGATCCTGGTCACCACGTACGAGGCGATGCGCTCCGTCGACCCCTCGCCGGTGGACGCGGCGCGGGGCATGGGCATGGGGGAGTTCCGCATCCTGTTCCAGGTCGAACTGCCCGTCGCGCTCCCGCTGATCCTGAGCGGACTGCGCTCGGCGGCCATCCAGATCATCTCCACCGCCACCATCGCCGCGTACGTCAGCCTCGGCGGCCTCGGCCGGTACATCGTCGACGGCCTCTACCAGCTCGACTACGAGAAGGTCGTGGGCGGCGCCACGCTGGTCGCGGTGCTGGCACTGGCGACGCTGGGGCTGTTCTGGGCCGTCGGCCGCTTCGCGGTGTCACCGGGGGTGCGCCGCGGCGGCTGA
- a CDS encoding ABC transporter substrate-binding protein → MDSYAKNARPGTRLPGAAVVALAVTAALVAGCSSSSGSSSGQNPLSGGGGASGDTVVVGSNNFPESTLLADVYGEALKAKGIKVTYKPNIGSRETTYGLLKNGSIHLLPEYNGALLAYLDKTAAPKTVAATTAAIKAKLDPELTLLDPAPAQSKDSVTVNEETAQKYHLNQKSSIADLKDIAKDLVMGASPEFQTRQQGLVGLKSVYGLQFKSFKSLDAGGPLTEAALKKNVVQVADIFTTDPTISQEKFVTLQDPKNLFGFENVQPLVNKSRLDQKGVDALNAVSAKLDTAALMDMDGQVQAQKKDPLEVARAWLKSAGLG, encoded by the coding sequence GTGGATTCTTACGCGAAGAACGCCAGGCCCGGTACGAGACTCCCCGGCGCGGCCGTCGTCGCACTCGCCGTCACCGCGGCGCTCGTCGCGGGGTGTTCGTCCTCCTCCGGCAGCTCCTCCGGCCAGAACCCGCTCTCGGGCGGCGGCGGTGCGAGCGGCGACACCGTCGTCGTCGGCTCCAACAACTTCCCCGAGAGCACCCTGCTCGCCGACGTCTACGGCGAGGCCCTGAAGGCCAAGGGCATCAAGGTCACCTACAAGCCCAACATCGGCAGCCGCGAGACCACCTACGGTCTGCTCAAGAACGGCTCCATCCACCTGCTGCCCGAGTACAACGGCGCGCTGCTGGCGTACCTCGACAAGACGGCCGCCCCGAAGACGGTCGCCGCCACGACGGCCGCCATCAAAGCCAAGCTCGACCCCGAACTGACGCTCCTCGATCCCGCGCCCGCGCAGAGCAAGGACTCCGTGACCGTCAACGAGGAGACGGCGCAGAAGTACCACCTCAACCAGAAGTCCTCCATCGCGGACCTCAAGGACATCGCCAAGGACCTGGTCATGGGCGCGTCCCCGGAGTTCCAGACCCGTCAGCAGGGCCTGGTGGGACTGAAGTCGGTGTACGGCCTCCAGTTCAAGTCCTTCAAGTCGCTGGACGCGGGCGGCCCGCTGACCGAGGCCGCGCTGAAGAAGAACGTCGTGCAGGTCGCGGACATCTTCACCACCGACCCGACCATCTCCCAGGAGAAGTTCGTCACCCTGCAGGACCCGAAGAACCTCTTCGGCTTCGAGAACGTGCAGCCGCTCGTCAACAAGTCCCGCCTGGACCAGAAGGGCGTCGACGCGCTGAACGCGGTCTCCGCCAAGCTGGACACGGCCGCCCTGATGGACATGGACGGCCAGGTGCAGGCGCAGAAGAAGGACCCGCTGGAGGTCGCCAGGGCCTGGCTGAAGTCGGCCGGCCTCGGCTGA
- a CDS encoding ATP/GTP-binding protein, which produces MAGSDTAARTVPAPDTVKILIAGGFGVGKTTMVGSVSEIAPLRTEEPLTAAGLGVDDLDGIEEKKATTVALDFGRITMGDDLVLYLFGTPGQQRFWFMWNDLALGALGAVVLIDVRRPQASFAAIDFFERRRIPFVVGANGFHGVHPYPPEEIREALTLPEHIPVLLCDARERASCRDVLIALVDQLIASAGRDGAPGRPGRLP; this is translated from the coding sequence TTGGCCGGCTCTGACACCGCCGCCCGGACGGTTCCGGCGCCCGACACGGTGAAGATCCTGATCGCCGGGGGATTCGGCGTGGGCAAGACCACCATGGTCGGCTCGGTCAGCGAGATCGCGCCGCTGCGCACCGAGGAACCGCTGACCGCGGCCGGCCTGGGCGTCGACGACCTCGACGGCATCGAGGAGAAGAAGGCCACCACCGTGGCCCTGGACTTCGGCCGGATCACGATGGGCGACGACCTGGTGCTGTACCTCTTCGGCACGCCCGGGCAGCAGCGGTTCTGGTTCATGTGGAACGACCTGGCCCTCGGCGCGCTCGGCGCCGTGGTCCTCATCGACGTGCGCCGGCCGCAGGCGAGTTTCGCCGCCATCGACTTCTTCGAGCGGCGGCGCATCCCGTTCGTCGTGGGTGCAAACGGCTTCCACGGGGTGCACCCGTACCCGCCGGAGGAGATACGCGAAGCCCTGACGCTGCCGGAGCACATACCGGTGCTGCTGTGCGACGCACGCGAGCGGGCGTCGTGCCGGGACGTGCTGATCGCGCTCGTCGACCAGCTGATCGCGTCCGCCGGCCGGGACGGCGCACCGGGCCGTCCGGGCCGGCTCCCGTGA